The following are encoded together in the Ranitomeya imitator isolate aRanImi1 chromosome 4, aRanImi1.pri, whole genome shotgun sequence genome:
- the LOC138675117 gene encoding E3 ubiquitin/ISG15 ligase TRIM25-like, with the protein MATVDLRHELLCSICMDIYTDPVTLRCGHNFCRDCIDGVPDTDGGYGEYSCPECRATFQKWPPLQKNITLCNVVENFLSTQPHQEMITGICCTYCVDYPVSAVKSCLHCEASLCEKHLKVHIKISADHVLTDPSTSLKTRKCSLHRKILEYYCTKDGACICVFCRSVGKHRGHRVEMLDEASEKKKERLRNVLQKLITKRKKTEERVQSLEERRRKAQEKAAGEAERVTALFIDIRRWVDDLEKEVLSEISRREEQVSLSLSDVIQKLELKKDELSRNMRYIEELCNMTDPLTVLQDPNICALCHPEEEGGDEDTGEHDGGDRGAELISHISHTLSDMIRDINVIFYGEGPADILLDVNTADNNLLISDDLKTATWTEITQNRPETAERFQYNQVMSGRRFTSGRHYWDVEISRSELWRVGMCYPSIIRRGRQSYIGDNNKSWCLYGGMVRNNRYSVIHDSEVILFPHQISSDRFRICLDYEAGQLSFYELCDPIRHLHTFTAAFSEPLHAALYVCGGSIKILGSS; encoded by the coding sequence ATGGCGACTGTTGATCTCAGACACGAGCTGCTCTGCTCCATCTGTATGGACATTTATACAGATCCTGTAAccctgagatgtggacacaacttctgccgggaTTGTATTGATGGAGTGCCGGATACAGATGGCGGGTATGGAGAATATTCCTGTCCTGAATGTAGAGCAACATTTCAGAAGTGGCCTCCACTACAGAAGAACATAACTCTGTGTAATGTAGTGGAGAATTTCCTGTCTACTCAACCACATCAGGAAATGATCACCGGGATCTGCTGCACTTACTGTGTGGACTATCCAGTATCTGCTGTTAAATCCTGTCTACATTGTGAGGCTTCTCTGTGTGAGAAACATCTGAAAGTTCACATCAAAATATCAGCAGATCACGTCCTCACTGATCCCAGCACTTCCCTGAAAACCAGAAAATGTTCCCTCCATAGGAAGATCCTGGAATATTACTGCACTAAAGACGGTGCTTGTATCTGTGTGTTCTGCCGTTCAGTTGGAAAACATCGAGGACATCGGGTGGAGATGCTGGATGAGGCCTCAGAGAAGAAGAAGGAGAGACTGAGAAATGTTCTCCAGAAACTGATCACAAAGAGGAAGAAGACTGAGGAAAgagtccagagtctggaggaacgcAGGAGAAAAGCTCAAGAAAAAGCAGCTGGAGAAGCCGAGAGAGTCACTGCCCTGTTCATAGACATCAGGAGATGGGTGGACGACCTGGAGAAGGAGGTCCTGAGTGAGATCTCCAGGCGGGAAGAGCAGGTGTCACTGTCACTGTCTGATGTGATACAGAAGCTGGAACTAAAGAAGGACGAGCTGTCCAGGAATATGAGGTacattgaggagctgtgtaacatgaCGGATCCACTGACTGTCTTACAGGATCCAAACATCTGTGCCTTGTGTCATCCTGAggaggagggaggtgatgaggacacaggagaacATGATGGAGGTGATCGGGGTGCGGAGCTGATCTCACACATATCACACACATTATCTGATATGATAAGAGATATAAATGTGATCTTCTATGGGGAGGGTCCTGCAGACATATTACTGGATGTAAACACGGCTGATAATAATCTCCTTATATCAGACGACCTGAAAACTGCGACCTGGACAGAAATAACACAGAATCGTCCAGAAACAGCAGAGAGATTCCAGTATAATCAGGTGATGAGCGGGAGGAGATTTacctcaggacgacattactgggatgtggagATCAGTAGATCAGAGTTGTGGAGGGTGGGGATGTGTTATCCCAGTATAATCAGGAGGGGGCGTCAGTCATACATTGGAGATAATAACAAGTCCTGGTGTTTATATGGCGGGATGGTGCGTAATAATAGGTATTCAGTGATACATGACAGTGAAGTGATCCTGTTCCCTCACCAGATCTCTAGTGATAGATTCAGGATATGtctggattatgaggccgggcagttgtccttttatgagctgtgtgaccccatcagacacttacacaccttcactgccGCCTTCTCCGAGCCCCTTCATGCTGCGTTATATGTATGTGGAGGTTCTATAAAGATATTGGGTAGCAGCTGA